A genomic stretch from Cellulomonas sp. KRMCY2 includes:
- the kdpB gene encoding potassium-transporting ATPase subunit KdpB — protein sequence MTTTLSSRPRPDEVTTRARAGAFEPRQLVRSLPDAVRKLDPRHVVRYPVMFVVWVGSVVTTVLAVIDPSVFAWAITAWLWATVVFANLAESVAEGRGRAQAASLRRARTDTLARRLRPDGTEEPVPGPALRVGDLVVVEAGEVIPSDGDVVEGVASVDESAVTGESAPVIRESGGDRSAVTGGTKVLSDRIVVRITAKAGETFLDRMIALVEGSARQKTPNEIALNLLLAALTLIFLLAVVTLQPFAVYSGQPQSIVVLVALLVCLIPTTIGALLSAIGIAGMDRLIQRNVMALSGRAVEAAGDVDVLLLDKTGTITLGNRQAVELVPVSGVDEAFLADAAQLSSLADETPEGRSIVVLAKDRYGLRDSTPGLLPHATFVPFTAQTRMSGVDLAEDTGRREIRKGAASAVMKWVRDNGGHPTEDVGQMVDAISASGGTPLVVAERTGSRPARALGVVHLKDVVKEGMQERFAELRRMGIRTVMITGDNPLTAKAIAEEAGVDDFLAEATPEDKMALIRREQEGGRLVAMTGDGTNDAPALAQADVGVAMNSGTSAAKEAGNMVDLDSNPTKLIEIVAIGKQLLITRGALTTFSIANDVAKYFAIIPAMFVGLYPQLDRLNVMGLHSPESAVLSAVIFNALVIVALVPVALRGVRYTPAGAAAMLRRNLLVYGLGGIVAPFVGIKLIDLFVSLLPGL from the coding sequence GTGACCACGACCCTGTCCTCCCGTCCGCGACCGGACGAGGTCACGACCCGAGCGCGAGCCGGCGCCTTCGAACCCCGGCAGCTGGTGCGCTCGCTGCCCGACGCCGTGCGCAAGCTCGACCCGAGGCACGTGGTCCGCTACCCGGTGATGTTCGTCGTCTGGGTCGGATCGGTCGTGACCACGGTCCTTGCCGTCATCGATCCCAGCGTGTTCGCCTGGGCGATCACCGCGTGGCTCTGGGCGACTGTGGTCTTCGCGAACCTGGCGGAGTCGGTCGCCGAGGGACGTGGCCGTGCCCAGGCCGCGTCGCTGCGCCGCGCCCGCACCGACACCCTCGCCCGCCGACTGCGGCCCGACGGCACCGAGGAACCGGTCCCTGGGCCCGCGCTGCGGGTGGGGGATCTCGTCGTGGTGGAGGCCGGCGAGGTGATCCCTAGCGACGGGGACGTCGTGGAGGGCGTGGCGAGCGTCGACGAGTCGGCCGTGACCGGGGAGTCGGCGCCGGTGATCCGGGAGTCCGGCGGGGACCGCAGCGCGGTCACCGGCGGGACGAAGGTGTTGTCGGACCGGATCGTCGTGCGCATCACGGCGAAGGCAGGTGAGACGTTCCTCGACCGGATGATCGCCCTGGTGGAGGGGTCGGCGCGGCAGAAGACGCCGAACGAGATCGCCCTGAACCTGCTCCTGGCCGCACTGACCCTGATCTTCCTGCTCGCCGTGGTCACCCTGCAGCCGTTCGCGGTGTACTCCGGCCAGCCGCAGTCGATCGTCGTCCTGGTGGCACTGCTGGTGTGCCTGATCCCGACGACCATCGGCGCCCTGCTCTCCGCCATCGGCATCGCGGGGATGGACCGGTTGATCCAGCGCAACGTCATGGCACTGTCCGGCCGCGCGGTCGAGGCCGCCGGCGACGTCGACGTGCTGCTCCTGGACAAGACCGGCACGATCACGCTCGGCAACCGTCAGGCGGTCGAGCTGGTCCCGGTGTCCGGCGTCGACGAGGCCTTCCTCGCCGATGCGGCCCAGCTGTCCAGCCTGGCCGACGAGACCCCGGAAGGTCGCTCGATCGTCGTCCTGGCCAAGGACCGGTACGGCCTGCGGGACAGCACCCCCGGCCTGCTCCCGCACGCGACGTTCGTACCCTTCACCGCGCAGACCAGGATGAGCGGCGTCGACCTGGCGGAGGACACCGGACGCCGGGAGATCCGCAAAGGCGCCGCGAGCGCAGTGATGAAGTGGGTGCGGGACAACGGCGGCCACCCCACCGAGGACGTCGGCCAGATGGTCGACGCGATCAGCGCCTCGGGCGGCACTCCCCTGGTCGTCGCCGAGCGCACCGGTTCCCGCCCCGCCCGCGCCCTCGGCGTCGTGCACCTCAAGGACGTCGTCAAGGAGGGCATGCAGGAGCGGTTCGCCGAGCTGCGCCGGATGGGGATCCGCACGGTGATGATCACCGGCGACAACCCCCTCACCGCCAAGGCCATCGCGGAGGAGGCAGGGGTCGACGACTTCCTGGCGGAGGCCACCCCGGAGGACAAGATGGCCCTGATCCGTCGCGAGCAGGAGGGCGGCCGCCTGGTCGCGATGACCGGTGACGGGACCAACGACGCGCCGGCCCTCGCCCAGGCCGACGTCGGGGTGGCGATGAACTCCGGGACGTCCGCCGCCAAGGAGGCCGGCAACATGGTCGACCTCGACTCCAACCCGACCAAGCTCATCGAGATCGTGGCGATCGGCAAACAGCTGCTCATCACCCGCGGGGCGCTGACGACGTTCTCGATCGCGAACGACGTCGCCAAGTACTTCGCGATCATCCCGGCCATGTTCGTGGGGCTGTACCCGCAGCTCGACCGGCTCAACGTCATGGGGTTGCACTCACCGGAGTCGGCCGTGCTCTCGGCAGTCATCTTCAACGCCCTCGTCATCGTCGCGCTCGTCCCGGTGGCGCTGCGCGGCGTGCGGTACACCCCGGCCGGCGCGGCAGCGATGCTGCGACGCAACCTCCTCGTCTACGGGCTCGGCGGCATCGTCGCCCCGTTCGTCGGCATCAAGCTCATCGACCTGTTCGTCTCCCTGCTCCCCGGCCTGTGA
- the kdpC gene encoding potassium-transporting ATPase subunit KdpC, with the protein MTALLRQSLAGLRLLLILTVALGLAYPLVIYGVGRLVPDRADGSMLTVDGEVVGSRLLGQSFDGDEWFLPRPSAAGDGYDPLASGASNLGPENPDLLATIEQRIAEVAEREDVEASDVPADAVTASASGLDPDISPEYARLQADRVARERGLDAAVVRELVEDHFHGRDLGFLGAPHVNVLELNTALTVLD; encoded by the coding sequence ATGACCGCACTCCTGCGCCAGTCCCTCGCCGGGCTCCGCCTCCTGCTGATCCTCACCGTCGCCCTCGGCCTCGCCTACCCGTTGGTGATCTACGGCGTCGGGCGCCTGGTGCCCGACCGTGCCGACGGGTCGATGCTCACCGTCGACGGCGAGGTTGTCGGCTCACGGCTGCTCGGCCAGTCCTTCGACGGTGACGAGTGGTTCCTGCCCCGGCCATCGGCCGCCGGCGACGGCTACGACCCGCTGGCGTCCGGTGCGTCCAACCTCGGCCCGGAGAACCCCGACCTCCTGGCCACGATCGAGCAGCGCATCGCGGAGGTCGCCGAGCGCGAGGACGTCGAGGCGTCCGACGTTCCCGCGGACGCCGTGACGGCCTCGGCCTCCGGTCTGGACCCGGACATCTCGCCGGAGTACGCGCGTCTGCAGGCGGACCGGGTGGCCCGGGAGCGCGGTCTCGACGCCGCCGTGGTCCGGGAGCTCGTGGAGGATCACTTCCACGGGCGTGACCTGGGGTTTCTCGGAGCGCCGCACGTGAACGTCCTGGAGCTCAACACCGCGCTCACGGTGCTTGACTGA
- a CDS encoding sensor histidine kinase KdpD, which produces MDPDGHRRGTLRVFLGAAPGVGKTFAMLDEAHRRRERGVDVVVGLVETHGRAATAQMLAGLEVVPRREVHYRDGTFTELDVDAVVVRRPAVAVIDELAHTNVPGVRNAKRWQDVEEILAAGIDVVTTVNIQHLESLNDVVESITGIRQQETLPDEVVRRADQIELVDMSPEALRRRLAHGNVYAPEKIDAALNNYFRAGNLTALRELALLWTADRVDDALEKYRHEHDIAELWPARERVVVAVTGGAEAETLIRRGARIAKRPKGGELLVLHVARGDGLAGAAPDALARHRAFTESLGGSWHVVVGDDIATAILDFARGVNANQVVLGATRRTRLAAIVSPGIAPDVVRGSGDMDVLIVTHERAGRGRRSFQRRGSLDARRVTAAWVLAVAGPPLLTLVLRQAADLDALPTVLMLFLTLTIGVALIGGLLPALVAAVAGGLLSNFWFTPPIRTWTVTEPQNALAIAILVAVAVAVSAVVDLSARRAVQATRARAEADILTTLAGSVLRGGDAVPAMLDQLREAFSLAGVALLRRDETARAWVAVGRAGTDVPTDPEHASTAVPVQDDLVLALQGRTLSAEDLRVVSAVGLQAEALLERDRLRAEARSARAERERTATRTALLAAVSHDLRTPLAGIKAGVTALTSSGPEIAADDERALLSDVAQCTDRLQALIDNLLDMSRLDAGAISLVRQPVTLDEIVPRAVDGLPTSTVVVDVPETLPQVMADAGLLERAIANVVENALRYTPAAEKVHIVGEQLRDTVVLRIIDRGPGVPDNRKNDIFTAFQRLGDVPSGHGVGLGLAVARGFVEANGGTIEAEDTPGGGLTMVITLPAAGGTP; this is translated from the coding sequence GTGGATCCAGACGGGCACAGGCGCGGGACGCTGCGCGTGTTCCTCGGCGCGGCCCCGGGCGTGGGCAAGACGTTCGCGATGCTCGACGAGGCGCACCGGCGGCGTGAACGCGGTGTCGACGTCGTGGTCGGCCTGGTCGAGACCCACGGCCGCGCGGCGACGGCACAGATGCTCGCCGGGCTCGAGGTCGTGCCGCGTCGAGAGGTGCACTACCGGGACGGGACCTTCACCGAGCTGGACGTCGACGCCGTGGTCGTCCGGCGTCCGGCCGTCGCGGTGATCGACGAGCTGGCCCACACCAACGTGCCCGGCGTGCGGAACGCCAAACGGTGGCAGGACGTCGAGGAGATCCTCGCCGCCGGGATCGACGTGGTCACGACCGTCAACATCCAGCACCTGGAGAGCCTGAACGACGTCGTCGAGTCCATCACCGGCATCCGCCAGCAGGAGACGCTCCCCGACGAGGTGGTGCGCCGGGCGGACCAGATCGAGCTCGTCGACATGAGCCCTGAAGCGCTCCGCCGACGCCTCGCGCACGGGAACGTGTACGCCCCGGAGAAGATCGACGCGGCCCTCAACAACTACTTCCGGGCCGGCAACCTCACTGCGCTGCGCGAGCTCGCTCTGCTGTGGACGGCCGACCGGGTCGACGACGCGCTCGAGAAGTACCGGCACGAGCACGACATCGCCGAGCTGTGGCCCGCCCGGGAACGGGTCGTGGTGGCAGTGACCGGGGGAGCCGAGGCCGAGACGCTGATCCGGCGCGGAGCGAGGATCGCCAAGCGACCCAAGGGCGGGGAGCTCCTGGTGCTGCACGTCGCCCGCGGCGACGGGCTCGCCGGCGCGGCCCCGGACGCCCTGGCCCGGCACCGGGCCTTCACCGAGTCCCTCGGCGGGAGCTGGCACGTCGTCGTCGGCGACGACATCGCCACGGCGATCCTGGACTTCGCCCGCGGCGTGAACGCCAACCAGGTCGTGCTCGGCGCGACCCGTCGCACGCGCCTGGCCGCCATCGTGTCCCCCGGGATCGCGCCGGACGTCGTCCGCGGATCGGGCGACATGGACGTCCTGATCGTCACGCACGAGCGCGCCGGTCGCGGCCGCCGCAGCTTTCAGCGCCGCGGCTCGCTCGACGCCCGGCGGGTCACCGCAGCGTGGGTCCTCGCCGTCGCCGGGCCACCGCTGCTCACCCTCGTCCTGAGGCAGGCGGCGGACCTGGACGCCCTGCCGACGGTGCTCATGCTCTTCCTGACCCTCACCATCGGGGTGGCCCTGATCGGAGGCCTGCTCCCCGCGCTGGTCGCGGCCGTCGCCGGCGGCCTCCTCAGCAACTTCTGGTTCACCCCGCCGATCCGTACCTGGACCGTCACCGAACCGCAGAACGCCCTCGCGATCGCGATCCTCGTCGCGGTGGCCGTCGCGGTCTCCGCCGTCGTCGACCTGTCCGCCAGGCGCGCGGTGCAGGCGACCCGCGCCCGCGCCGAAGCGGACATCCTCACGACGCTCGCCGGGTCCGTGCTCCGGGGCGGCGACGCGGTGCCGGCCATGCTCGACCAGCTCCGCGAGGCATTCAGCCTCGCCGGGGTCGCCCTCCTGCGCCGTGACGAGACCGCTCGCGCGTGGGTCGCCGTCGGCCGCGCCGGGACCGACGTCCCGACCGACCCCGAGCACGCAAGCACCGCGGTGCCCGTCCAGGACGACCTGGTCCTGGCACTGCAGGGTCGCACCCTGTCCGCCGAGGACCTGCGCGTGGTCAGCGCCGTCGGCCTGCAGGCGGAAGCCCTGCTCGAGCGCGACCGGCTGCGCGCCGAGGCACGCTCCGCACGCGCCGAACGCGAACGCACGGCCACCCGCACGGCACTGCTCGCGGCCGTCTCCCACGACCTGCGCACCCCGCTCGCCGGGATCAAGGCCGGCGTCACCGCGCTGACCAGCAGCGGACCGGAGATCGCGGCAGACGACGAGCGGGCACTGCTCTCCGACGTCGCCCAGTGCACCGACCGCCTCCAGGCCCTCATCGACAACCTGCTCGACATGAGCCGCCTTGACGCCGGCGCGATCTCGCTCGTACGTCAACCCGTCACCCTCGACGAGATCGTCCCCCGGGCGGTGGACGGGCTGCCCACCTCGACGGTCGTCGTCGACGTCCCCGAGACCCTCCCGCAGGTCATGGCCGATGCCGGTCTCCTGGAACGCGCGATCGCCAACGTCGTGGAGAACGCGCTCCGCTACACCCCCGCCGCGGAGAAGGTGCACATCGTCGGCGAGCAGCTGCGCGACACCGTCGTCCTGCGGATCATCGACCGCGGCCCCGGCGTCCCCGACAACCGCAAGAACGACATCTTCACCGCGTTCCAGCGCCTCGGAGACGTCCCGAGCGGGCACGGTGTCGGACTGGGGCTTGCGGTCGCACGCGGCTTCGTCGAGGCGAACGGTGGCACGATCGAGGCCGAGGACACGCCGGGCGGTGGCCTGACGATGGTCATCACGCTGCCTGCGGCAGGAGGGACGCCATGA
- a CDS encoding response regulator: MTRVLVVEDEPTLARALAITLRANRYDVAVAHTGASGLDGMANWHPDLVVLDLGLPDLDGMDVLRALRGWSQVPVVVLSARQTSTDKVNALDAGADDYVTKPFAMDELLARLRAAARRRSPDDAPPVVETASFTVDIAHRRVLRDGQEVRLTPTEWHMLEMLARNVGKVVGRRELLAELRGPNLDRETHYLRVYLAQLRRKLEPDPTHPRHLLTEPGVGYRLEP; this comes from the coding sequence ATGACCCGGGTCCTGGTCGTCGAGGACGAGCCGACCCTCGCGCGCGCCCTGGCGATCACGCTGCGCGCCAACCGGTACGACGTCGCCGTCGCGCACACCGGCGCGAGCGGCCTGGACGGCATGGCCAACTGGCACCCCGACCTCGTCGTGCTGGACCTCGGGCTCCCCGATCTCGACGGCATGGACGTCTTGCGCGCCCTGCGCGGGTGGTCCCAGGTCCCCGTCGTCGTCCTCTCGGCACGCCAGACCAGCACTGACAAGGTCAACGCACTCGACGCCGGGGCCGACGACTACGTCACTAAGCCCTTCGCCATGGACGAGCTCCTTGCCCGACTGCGGGCGGCCGCCCGACGACGCTCCCCCGACGACGCGCCACCCGTCGTCGAGACCGCCAGCTTCACCGTCGACATCGCCCACCGCCGCGTGCTGCGCGACGGGCAGGAGGTACGCCTCACTCCGACCGAGTGGCACATGCTCGAGATGCTGGCTCGCAACGTCGGCAAGGTGGTCGGCCGACGCGAGCTGCTCGCCGAGCTCCGCGGGCCGAACCTCGACCGCGAGACCCACTACCTGCGGGTGTACCTGGCCCAGCTCCGGCGCAAGCTCGAACCCGACCCCACCCACCCACGGCACCTGCTGACCGAGCCCGGCGTCGGGTACCGCCTGGAGCCGTGA
- a CDS encoding carbohydrate ABC transporter permease, giving the protein MTATSTGGFLPTPALRRRKGAVDRHGRWSRLQPVVAVLAVIGLIGLPLWIVVMTAGKSQGEALNPDLSLPSTWQYAQNFSEVWQQGRVPGALLGSLLIMVPAVLGVLTLGSLASWILARRSSRGFAVLYALAISGIVLPPAVVTIVLLLRQLGLAGTAVGMIGVYMGMYMSTVIFFVTGFIRTIPVELEEAARVDGAGPMRVFRTVILPLLAPVLATATILICLYVWNDVFYAFFVVGGRLDTLPLNLFQVASAGLYLDNWHLIFAYVTLMSLPLLLVFVVAQRKIISGITSGAVK; this is encoded by the coding sequence GTGACCGCCACCTCGACCGGTGGGTTCCTGCCGACACCCGCCCTGCGCCGGCGGAAGGGGGCCGTCGATCGGCACGGTCGATGGAGTCGGCTCCAGCCGGTCGTCGCGGTCCTGGCCGTCATCGGGCTGATCGGTCTGCCCTTGTGGATCGTGGTCATGACGGCAGGGAAGAGTCAGGGCGAAGCGCTGAACCCCGACCTGAGCCTGCCGTCCACGTGGCAGTACGCCCAGAACTTCAGCGAGGTCTGGCAGCAGGGTCGGGTCCCCGGGGCCCTCCTGGGGAGCCTGCTCATCATGGTGCCCGCCGTCCTCGGCGTCCTGACGCTCGGCTCCCTGGCGTCGTGGATCCTGGCGCGCAGGTCCAGCCGCGGGTTCGCAGTGCTCTACGCCCTGGCGATCAGCGGGATCGTGCTGCCGCCTGCGGTCGTCACGATCGTGCTCCTGCTCCGCCAGCTCGGTCTGGCAGGAACTGCGGTAGGCATGATCGGGGTGTACATGGGCATGTACATGTCGACAGTGATCTTCTTCGTGACCGGGTTCATCCGAACCATCCCCGTGGAGCTCGAAGAAGCTGCCCGCGTCGACGGCGCCGGCCCGATGCGGGTCTTCCGCACGGTGATCCTTCCGCTCCTGGCACCTGTCCTCGCCACCGCGACGATCTTGATCTGTCTGTACGTCTGGAACGACGTCTTCTATGCCTTCTTCGTGGTGGGCGGGCGACTCGACACCCTCCCGCTCAACCTCTTCCAGGTGGCCAGCGCGGGCCTCTACCTGGACAACTGGCACCTGATCTTCGCCTACGTCACGCTCATGAGCCTTCCACTGCTCCTCGTCTTCGTCGTGGCTCAACGCAAGATCATTTCCGGGATCACCTCGGGCGCGGTGAAGTAG
- a CDS encoding carbohydrate ABC transporter permease: MTTRTQPRRAATHPARAARRPRPGGTSIRRRGTHPSRFLIPAFVVLGLFFFLPTIYNFLYALTDWSAFKSSIAFVGLQNFQDLLQSGTLLTSLRVTVIYAVLVAIFQNLFGLALALLLERDTKVNRFARVMFFIPVIMSALAVGYVFQAILKPEGALNEVLATVLGREVAIPWLGSTTWTLVVVALVHAWKWMGLSMLIYLAGLKTISEDVLEAARLDGASAWTTFRHIRFPLLAPAVTFNVATALLGSMNGFDVVQATTGGGPARTTELLNIFIFRTFGQGLFAQATTMSLVLFMVVMLLAFPVIRVLRKREEVL; this comes from the coding sequence GTGACCACTCGGACCCAACCACGGCGGGCGGCGACCCATCCCGCCCGAGCCGCGCGACGGCCACGTCCGGGCGGAACCAGCATCCGGCGCAGAGGCACGCACCCCTCGCGATTCCTCATCCCCGCCTTCGTCGTGCTCGGGCTCTTCTTCTTCCTCCCGACGATCTACAACTTCCTGTATGCGCTGACCGACTGGTCGGCGTTCAAGAGCTCGATCGCCTTCGTCGGGCTGCAGAACTTCCAGGACCTGCTGCAGAGCGGGACGCTCTTGACGTCGCTGCGCGTCACGGTGATCTACGCGGTGCTCGTGGCGATCTTCCAGAACCTCTTCGGGCTTGCGCTGGCGCTCCTCCTCGAGCGCGACACCAAGGTCAACCGGTTCGCGAGGGTGATGTTCTTCATCCCCGTGATCATGTCGGCGCTGGCCGTTGGCTACGTCTTCCAGGCCATCCTCAAGCCCGAAGGCGCTCTGAACGAGGTCCTCGCCACGGTGCTCGGTCGCGAGGTGGCGATCCCGTGGCTGGGCAGCACCACCTGGACCCTCGTCGTCGTAGCCCTGGTCCACGCGTGGAAGTGGATGGGTCTGTCCATGCTCATCTACCTGGCTGGGCTCAAGACCATCAGCGAGGACGTCCTGGAGGCGGCCCGGCTCGATGGGGCCTCCGCATGGACCACATTCCGGCACATCCGCTTCCCCCTCCTGGCCCCCGCGGTCACGTTCAACGTCGCGACCGCCCTGCTGGGGTCGATGAACGGCTTCGACGTCGTCCAGGCCACGACCGGCGGCGGCCCCGCTCGCACGACCGAGCTGCTCAACATCTTCATCTTCCGGACCTTCGGTCAGGGCCTCTTCGCCCAGGCCACGACCATGAGCTTGGTCCTGTTCATGGTGGTCATGCTCCTGGCCTTCCCGGTGATCCGGGTGCTGCGCAAGAGAGAGGAAGTCCTGTGA
- a CDS encoding ABC transporter substrate-binding protein gives MKRYLTGAAAVATITLLMTACSDPSVDTPDAPADAGSGTASDEWPEPTADLTGVELTIWAAQNSNTVPEAVVAQFEEATGASVEVVTIPDPYEQGIQTKVATGDTPDLAFWQPTASMLTALNAPTNLQSLDGAPWIEDLSPALQDITGILDGTRYAALITSPAVEGVYYNKQVFEANGIADLPADWESFIDTARTLDAAGQTPFFEMAGDRWATQWWVQVQLADAAKDGLWDRVNTGEEKFTDETILGAIETYKALVDEGLFNEDLATATFEDQGDALLNGEAAMVVQVNSFFSQLQAKADTAELDEKIGFFPISPEGNTGTFIPDQSNALVAFKTGDQQREAAARQLLAFWMGAAYPAFVEDRATISLEDSVESPDNVPQALLDIHASLEDSVGSMQALAVANPDLYIYLADMIQGSATPEQVARQTQDQFVQLARAQGVEGF, from the coding sequence ATGAAGCGGTACCTCACCGGAGCGGCGGCCGTGGCCACCATCACGCTCCTGATGACTGCGTGCAGCGACCCGAGCGTGGACACCCCGGACGCGCCGGCGGATGCCGGCAGCGGGACGGCGTCGGACGAGTGGCCCGAGCCGACGGCAGACCTCACCGGGGTGGAGCTGACCATCTGGGCGGCGCAGAACTCGAACACCGTCCCCGAGGCGGTCGTGGCGCAGTTCGAGGAGGCGACCGGTGCATCTGTCGAGGTCGTCACCATCCCCGACCCGTACGAGCAGGGCATCCAGACCAAGGTAGCCACGGGCGACACGCCCGACCTCGCCTTCTGGCAGCCGACCGCGTCCATGCTGACAGCCCTGAACGCACCGACCAACCTCCAGTCGCTCGACGGGGCGCCATGGATCGAGGACCTCAGCCCAGCCCTGCAGGACATCACGGGCATCCTGGACGGCACACGCTACGCGGCCCTCATCACCAGCCCTGCGGTGGAGGGCGTCTACTACAACAAGCAGGTGTTCGAGGCGAACGGCATCGCCGACCTGCCGGCCGACTGGGAGAGCTTCATCGACACCGCTCGCACGCTCGATGCGGCCGGCCAGACGCCGTTCTTCGAGATGGCGGGCGACCGCTGGGCGACGCAATGGTGGGTCCAGGTCCAGCTCGCAGACGCCGCCAAGGACGGCCTGTGGGACCGCGTCAACACTGGTGAGGAGAAGTTCACCGACGAGACGATCCTCGGCGCGATCGAGACGTACAAGGCGCTCGTCGACGAGGGTCTGTTCAACGAGGACCTCGCCACCGCCACCTTCGAGGACCAGGGAGACGCGCTGCTCAACGGCGAAGCCGCCATGGTCGTCCAGGTCAACTCCTTCTTCAGCCAGCTGCAGGCGAAGGCCGACACCGCCGAGCTCGACGAGAAGATCGGCTTCTTCCCGATCTCGCCCGAGGGCAACACCGGCACCTTCATCCCGGACCAGTCGAACGCACTGGTCGCGTTCAAGACCGGGGACCAGCAGCGCGAGGCGGCCGCCCGCCAGCTGCTCGCCTTCTGGATGGGTGCGGCCTACCCGGCCTTCGTCGAGGACCGCGCCACCATCTCCCTGGAGGACTCGGTCGAGTCGCCCGACAACGTCCCGCAGGCACTCCTGGACATCCACGCCAGCCTCGAGGACTCGGTCGGCTCCATGCAGGCCCTCGCCGTCGCCAACCCTGACCTGTACATCTACCTCGCCGACATGATCCAGGGCAGCGCCACGCCCGAGCAGGTCGCCCGGCAGACCCAGGACCAGTTCGTCCAGCTCGCCCGCGCACAGGGCGTCGAGGGGTTCTGA